The genomic stretch CATTTCGGTTTTGCAGATCAGAGACTTCCCTGTTTTGTAAAAGTGTTAAATCCTGGCAGAAAGAACAGCCatgtaagaaaacaagaaagaaaacatatttgctCCTCAGAATTACATCAGAGTAGATTACctctttttttgatttttctaattccttttgctgtatttttagctcctcttttgcctttttgacTTGCTCTTTCATCACACTGTAGCTTTCAAACGTGCCGCCCTGGATACACAACAGAAAGATGTGACTCCTCTCACCCATACAAAATGGCACACAGGTTTTCACAGAATAATATATGGTTTCCTGCTATCATCTGAATTACTAACAACATTTGCATGAAATCAAGATATTAGAGATAAATCTTTCCCTGTTGATTATTCTCAACTGAAGTAATAATTCTGCTGTTACAAGAACATAGCAATCTCCATAGAAATTCACTGTGGTGTAAGATTAATGactacagaggaaaaacatggaTGAGAAATCCACTCCAAATAAAGATCCTGTCTTTAGGCATatgtttcataaaaatcaaaacagtaaaaaaatacagatccCATCAGAATAAAAGTTAGTAAGTGAACATGTGCATACTTTTCAATAAGACATGATTGTTTCACAGCCCTCAATACTTCACCGTTACAACAGAAGTTTGTGGAAATTAATTTGCTCTACCATAAGCTTTTACTCTTGCAAGAAgataaatagtttaaaaatggCCTGAAAAATGCACTCTTTAAGTATTATTTCTAACTTTGTATCTTGctgtatcattttaaaattctctagtacaacattcagaaagaaaacctctctggtattttgctttctatttaaaagttAAGTTTAGCACACCAGATCTCCAGGAGGTTACAACATTTTCTATATTACAAAGTTAATTTAGTTTTGTCCTCCAAATGGCATTTATTTCTCCCCCTTTCTTTAGAAGATCCTGCTTGATAAGATTCCTCATTGTTACTATTTACCTCTTTTCTGGGGAAATAGTTCGAGGCGTCTGTAACCAGAACTCCTTCTTTCTCAGTCTGAGTTACACCACATGCTGTTTCAACTTTCTTTGGCTTAAGGCCACATTGTtgactttcttcttttagttttactatcttttcctttgttcccaAACCTTTAGCTTTTCTCAGCTCCTCATAGGTGAAACCCAAAGACAACATTAATCCTTTCAATTtggtattttctaaaataaagtttgcatttgctttctgaaactcATTCAGCTGTTCTGAAGTTTCTTTCTTGATTCTgtctatttctcttttcagtagatgtttttcctcctgtaaatCAAAAATAGTTTGATAACAGTTGGTTTTGCACTCTTGAAGTTCGGAAACCAAGGTCCTGTATTTGTCTTGTTCACACTTCACCTCTTCCAAACATCCcaataaagtttctttttcacctTCTAAAAGAGATATTCTTTGTAaatttccccctctctcttGTATTAATTCATTATATTTTGCCACATAGTTCTCCTTGTCTTGTAATAATTTAGCTATTTCTTTGAAgcatctgcttctttcttctttcaggtcagaaagcagctggaaatATCTCATTTTCCTCCCATCCAGGGATAAAATACTCCTGGGAAGTTTATTTGATGTAATTGTCAATGAGTCTTTTTCAGAActcctatttttctcttcaacaCATGAGAGGTTCTTAGAGAAGGTTTCAACAAAAAATCTTCCCAGGCTCATGGTGTTTTCTTCTGATAAGTTATTATAACATCCACCagcaatttctttctcattaagTAAGTTTTGGAATGAAACAATGTTAGCTTCATCTACCGCTAAAATGTATTGAAAATACGCATCCATCTCCTCTTCCAGTGCACACATCATCTGAGCATATCTCTCATTCTCCTGTTGTAATATACAGACTTTTTTGGAGTAATTTTCATTCTCTTGCATCAGTAGAAATAACCTCTGAGGACACACAGCCACCACTTTTCCCTGTGcatatattttcacatttctttcattacCAGCTTCCAGTGGTGACAGATGACAGAAAGACTCATAAAAATTGCTCCCTGGCAGGAACAATTTTCTTAAACACACAGCACTCTCCTGCATAGGAGACAATATGTTTAGCTGACACTGCTCTTCCTCCGACCAAAAAGAATTCAGATAGTATGCATATTGCGTGTTTTCAGCAGCTATTTTTTGACATGAGAAATTCTTCTCATTTGGTTCACATAGTTTCAGGGTCtggtctttcttttctttcaggcCAATATATCTGGAAGGGTGTGTTTGGTGAGTTGGTTTCTGAGGttgctctcctttctcctctagTTTGATTACATCTTCTCCATTATATTCCCTATTCACATCAGAGATGCAGATTTCTGAGAGGTTTTCTTGTTCCTCCATTAGTTCAGGGCtcctttcaaaatgcttctttaagtctttaaaaccaacaaataaaTTTTGTGGGCTACCTAGGCTGTGTTTGGTTTCCATTCCTTGCTTCCCATGCCTGAtcaattcagttttaaataaaactttagaACATTCCTCAGGAACAAAAGTCATCTGTTGTGGTTGGGCTTTgtcattctgtatttcttctcctttagcTCTCCctctaaagatttttttgtgatACTTTCCATCATCAACAAATTTACccagacatttattttcacatatgCTTTTTGGCAgaatttgcttgttttcccaATGTTTTTCCACATTGTATTTTTCTAGAGACGATGCAAAAATTTCAGTCACAGTGCAAGGCATCTTTCCACAAAGAAGTGCAGAAGCTTTGTCAGAAAATCCTCCTTCTGCAACAAGGCAGAGGCCATCAGAGCAAAGATTGGTATTGCCCTCACAGAAATCCAAACTCCTCACTTTCTTCACAGTGGTGACAGCTGATATGTGGTAGCTTTCAGGTTCTAACAAGGTAAGTTGAAGTTTCTTCCTCATCAAAGCTTCAACCATAGAAACAGGGAACACTTTTGCTGGTAAATTTATAGCTCGTTCCTTCAAGAgagaaaagttttcttcatctttggTTTCCTTACTGGTCTCATCATTAGTTAACTTCTCAGAGCAAGGGGGAAGCAGTCTTGCTGCACAATATCTTGGGGTACATCTGAACAAAGTGAAACTATCTTCTCGAGTACCTGCCCTCTTTGTTCCAAGGGGGACCTGGTAatagcaaaagagaaatgtttcaaactgaaaaatataagCCAAGATATATCATTCTATGTTGCTAACCATAATTTATTTCTCACTTTATCCATAAAGTACTTGATTACagacagatgagaaaaaatatttcaatataaagagttttcaaattatttaaagatttgCAATGAGAGTAATGATACAAATAAGGTATAAGTCAATTTTTTCTTGGTGCACACCTGTATTCATCTTGAATAACATCTTTAGTAGCTAtgatttaaaactatttttattttcatctttaaataCACCAACAATTCATTTTATCTCAAAATTCACAGACTCACGTGCACAGAGACAGCAAGAATAGCAGTAACTTTTCTTCTCACCTGCTCAATCTCAGCTAGaccagcagcttttgaaaaggCACTGGAATTGCATTCCAAAACTGCTAGAAGTTCTTCTGGTAGCTCCTCCATCTGCTTTAGCCCATCACAGCTACATCCTGGTGTTTCTGTTATGGTAAAGCACTGGACAAGTGTAATGCCACTCCCATGAAAAACAGACCCAAAGCCATCTGACCAGATGTTTCGAATAGAAAAGTATTGAAGTGAGCGTATGCTCAAAACTACTTTCTCTACCAGAAGCATACATCACCAATAATGCAGAGATAAGCACGACAttgaacaagaaaacaaacttaacaagaaaacataaatactaAGCTCTAAAATAAGATATATTTAGGGTCCCCCCCCAGTCctcaaagcatttgaaaatcaaAAATACATCTCATTACAGTGGGCAGATGAAAACTTACAGGTTAAACTTACAGGTTAAAATTATTCAGCAGAGGTTTGCATTTGCATACACTGAAATTTGCTAtaaaatttccattattttatgtTGGAAGAATTTACCTGATACAATTTGTCAAGATCAGAACTTTCACATTGTTTGGTCTAAGAATCTGACTGCTGCACAGCACTCCCAAACACTACACTTCAGCCAGGAGATGGGAAGTATCCCCTAATTCCTCATCTCTGTAGCTTCTTGAAAGTTCTAAGATTTCTTGAGAAAGCTCATACCTAAATGCTAGTATCATACTGGCAAATAGTTGTTTCTTCACCTTACCAAGCTACAGTTTCCAGAATAGGTGGTTTTTAGAAGGTCTTTTAGCTTCTAAATCATGCACACCACACAAATGAAGTCATCTTCACttttattgcacagaaatgaaagcaaaaattccAGTTTATTTTCATACCAGACTCTTCAGCATATAGCAGCACTACTGGAGTTTGGGTAGTTCTGCTTCTGGGTGAATCCAATACTGCTCCccatttcagattttgaatGCCATCCTGGATTAGGTTTCCATTCTtaatgggaaaaggaggaggaaaagaaaaaacccagattaTAAATATACAGTGTTTGTGATATGAAAAACAGGCACAAATTTCCTTTGCTATTTCACATTCAAAAGActcattatttcattataattGCTATTATTTTATACAGTTTTCTCATTCcaacattttgtcattttctagTAAATGTGGTGGTTTTACACTTCCCCCTAATGTTTCCTTCTTTACAAAGagttaaggaagaaaatctgagTAATAAGCATGTAACATATTAGATCACGTGTGGAACACTATCAGAAGAGAGACTAAATGATGTGCTTatgaacaaagagaaaagaaagtccAGTCAAGTAGGGAATGAGACTAATAGTTTAGTACCCAATTACAAAGACAACTGTTCCTAGGTAGGAAGAACTCAGTAGGATAAACATTCTgaattaagttttcttttctattgATAATTTAATTGTAAATTTCATATTCTGTTCTTGACATTTATCTTGACTCCCTGACTGAATTTGGAAAGCGTGACAATTTCTGGTGCGAAGCAGACACCCTTATTGCCTGATACACAGCAGTTCACATTTCCTATGCACCACGCTCATTTTTAGTGAACAGACTCGGGTTTGATTTCTCAGTAAAACACACAATTGAGGTGGTAGCCAAAACAgctacagcacagaaaacacagtcacttttttcttcctgcactgCTCTGCATCAAAtgccagcagaaaacaaacttgGTCACTTTGGGCTgagctgcagttttaaaattacatacaGATGGGCAAGGCAATGACGTCAAAGTCTTCAGTCAGAAAAAGCCACCTGATTTTCCACAGGATAACCAGtgagaataattttgatttcaaCCCAAGTCAGCTGCCACATTATAGTTCTCTACTATGAGATCTTTGCTAGGTGGCATGACTTAAGGGGAAACCACACTTCCAAgatttcttccttcattttctcagtAATATTGAAGCTGATGTTAATTCCTTGAAacactcattttcctttcctgcaagtttgcttttctttcttcccagatATCTTTTCTGTATTGATATGTGAGTTCTGTCAAAAGAAACTTACACAAAATGATGTAAAAGATAAAATGCTTGGATGCCAGGAACATCATATTGTGAAATCAAGACCTCAGCTGTCATGTGAAAGCTGTAGAAAGGTGCATTGCTTTGTGTTTCATACTTTTCTTCCACCAACACCTTCAACAGACCCTTAACGTTCACATCTAGAAACCATCTGACAAATCAAGACACAGCCACATGGAACCAGCTGCTTTTTCGTGCATTTTTCATTCAGGTATAGGCTGCAGTTGGAATAATGCAGACAGGATCCCGATACCAAATGTGGAAATTCATACTTCTGATGAGATTTATGTGACTACACCCCTCCGTGAGAGGCAGTTCACCTCTACAGTACCAGAACAAAAAACCTAATTGGACCAGATATTATTGCATGAAGATGCAATAACAACTAAGGTTAGTTTTCAAGAATAACTGATGGGCTTGGCATTTGAATGACATGGTATTTACCGAGGAATCTCATACCATGTGTATTTCACAGGAGTCTGATAAGCCTGTCTTCacaaatcacttttttcttgGCTGTGAAATAGGCAAATAATCCCATTCactctttcactgaaaaaatatatagaagcagctttccagaaaaGTAACAGCATGAAAATCTTTCTTATATTGCAcacaatttctcatttttatagCTGCTGATGGAGTATGATGAGCTCAAATAGGATTTTTCTTGTAACTATTTTGGCTTGAATACAAGATCAAGGTAATGAGATTaggaaattctattttaatagGTGCTAGTAAAACACAAGATAAGGAGGAAAAACCCCTCTTCAGTTTTACTGTACAACACCAGAtgtctccctcctccttttatCATAGATATTGAAACTTTCCCTGCTATCTCAAGCCTTTTCTACTAGAAAAATCCAAGTGAATTAGTAGCAGTcccaaaagaggaggaaaagacaaCCAGAAACACAGAAGGTACAAGATTTGATGCTGCTGATGCTACATACAGCATTTAAGGAACACAATTTATGGTGCAAGAGACCAAAGTAAACTGGCTTAACACAAATTATAGCCTGTTCATTTATACCAAAGACTGGGTAATAGAGACTTGGTAGCCTCCTATGACAGCACAGCTGTAAATTAATACTTAGAAAAGAAATGGTTAGAAAACCTTgtgtagaggaaaaaataaccttttattAGGGTACAGCACAGAATGAGAGTGATTTGGTCCTGTTTCTTGAAGTCTTTTTGGATTACTCTCAGGCAATTAGTCAGCTGATATATCTTGTTTTCACACCTTCAGATAACTCAACatttactttctccttttctcaaaCAACTAGTAATTCTCCACTACTTCTTCCCTGGCTCTGAAAGCCCTCACTCCTCATCTTAGCTATGCAGTTCCCTCAAAGTGCACTTGGTTGTTGTATCTGTTTACAACTTAGTGCAAGTCTCCCTagaaatatcttaaaatattttcaaacctTAGTCCTCATTCCCAAGAAAAAGTGTACTCACTAGTTAACGTAACTGTAGCAGTGGTTCAGGCTAAGTATAAAAACGAGCAGCAGCAGTCAGTCCTCCTGCCACCCCAGACGCACGTGGTGAGCCATAGCTTCTGAGCTCTCCATAAAGGTCACCCACGTGCTGCTGGTTACTGCAGAATGATCTTAGCACCTTCTCTCCCTCACACACAAAGACAACCTCCGGGAGCTCGCTGCTTTGGGACTGCAGAGCCACTAATGGTACAAAATGACCACGTCTGCAAAGGTGCATTCAACTGCCAGGTTAAAcactttgtctttatttcttccagCTTTTACAGGCAAAAGATCCTCTCTAACTTCTTCCGGTTCTGGAAGTACTCAGTCTGATTGTCCTCCTATACTAAAGGGGTTTTGTTCATGCCCATTACCTCTCGGTTAACTGCAGTTGAAATCAGGAGAGTTCTTAGGATATCGGGTCACAATCTGAACAGGGTAGTTGAGTGTGAGCCTTAGCTGATTTCACTTTATTTAACAAatcatcagaataaaaataccCTCCACCTCAGTGcataaagaataaaactttGTTTGAGATCtctctgtgaaaagaaatgttctttgtCAGCAAAATTAACTGGCAGAAGCTGAATGCCATATTACAGCGCATGCAGAGCTTTCCCATGCAATCCTGGAGAGAAGCGCTTGAAGCAAACAAGTCCTATTCAGTGTATTCAGGGCATATCACAATAGTACAGAGCTGCAAACCATCGAATATCTCAACTCACAATCAGTCATGAATACTGTATCCATCTTCCCTTGTTCACCATTATCCAGAAAATCTCATAGACATGATTTATTGTCAGctatgcttttttcttcagcatttggGCATGAATAACATGTGAAAACTCACCCAACCATATGTGTACTCCTCCACTGAATGGTGTTCACAAGACAGAGGTCTCGGAAGTTCTTCTGGGCTCTGCTTCTAGTACCAGCTGAGACCTTTTACCTTGGACACATCACTTAAAAACTTAAGGAAACAAGATTTGTGAGGTGCCTTCAATGTGCACCTAATAAAAGCACTGATGCAATGAAGCTCCAACTACCGATTCCAGTGAGTGTGAGTTGGACACTGTGAAGTAGTAACgcagcaacagaaataaaggcaaaaaatacaggaaggaaaaagtctCACACTTACGTCTCGATTGCATGTCTAATGACAAGCGTAATCTaggatatataaatatacagaaatataaagaaaaaagctaattaCAAGAAGCCTTATTTTTACTTACCAGGTTAAcactgttttctctgttctccAATCTTGTAAAttgggaatatttttctttcttcttttttgacTTCACCCTATCTTGATCTTTTAAAGCCCTATTTTCATCCAAAAGCTCTACCACTTTCTCCTGTAGTTTGATTTCAGATAATTTCAGATTATAAATATGATGGCTAGATTCTTCCAATTTTCTTCTGAGCAAGTCTTCCATGTCCTGGGAATACCGGAGTTCAGTCTGCAGGTCCATCTGTTGTCTTCTGTtgtcctcctctttctcccttaaGAACTTCAGATATTGCTGAAATGTCTCAAGGTGGCTTTTCATGTCATGCTCCACATTTTCTATGCAAGTTTTCAATTCCATTACTTTCACATCAGAGCATCTATAGCCCTGAGTCCCACTGAATGCTGATTCCAGCTTCTGTTGGAGATACTGCACCATTCCCTCTTCCAACTTGGATGTCAAAAGAGCAACATGGGCACTGAGATCTAGGACTTGCTTTTCCAGCCTAGATATCTCACGCTGAAGGTAATGTTCCCTTTCTCTCAGCACTGCTGTCTGTTGTGTCTGCCTTTGTTTGTAGTGCTCAAAATACACTGActggctttttatttcatcttcttttgtcttcagctgctcctgaagccaatgtaatttttccttttgcttcttctttgacttttcttggttttcaaCCTACAATTTCAGTGAGTTGTACGGTTAACATCTTAATTCTAAATCTCTTCTTCCCTTAGCATTCTTCTTAATTTTGCAACAattctgccctttttttctgaaaactcagGAATTATGTAAGTAGAAATTTGTTAAAGCCAGTAAAATCCTGCATTTAGAGCAAAACTGACCTAATGATTTGTCTTTTCAGCCATCACTGAAACATCCCAGTAggaaacacacaaacaaaacacaaactcaCCCACGTCTACTACTACATAAAATATAGGAaatttttaaactctttcttttgcatgttcTACAGCACATATTAAATCAAAAGAAACCTTTGAAATTGAATTAATACAACCAGGTCTGAACTATACAGTAACATATCCTTAACACTGACAGTAGCGTGACTCCAAGATGCTACAGGCAGAGAAGCTGTGGTTCTATTATAGAAAACAGAACACATGGTTTCCAGAGACAAAGCTTTTGCCCTTTGCCCTCCACCATACCTGTCATCTCTGATGAACCCtctggaaaggagaaaggagcagatgCCTTTTGAACGTGTTTGAGAAGGACTTTAGAATTTTCATTTGCACCAAAGTGCGTTTGAACAGAGACATACAGAGGTGAAAGATGTCAGTGGAAGACAGAGGAGGCTTTTATGATTCACATGCTGCCCTTGCCTTGAGCAGACAGAGCCACCAGTATCATAGTGCCATTGTGGCAACTTTGAAGCAAGACTGAAGGCACAGAGACATTACTGTATTCCTTCAGGCTCTTCTTTAGGTCAGTGTTTTTgatttccagtatttttctgtctgaGCGGTTCACCAGCAaggacaggacaggaggaaCACTAGGCTGAAATGTTATGGAAAGTCAGTCGGTGTGGGATAATAGTTTGCTTAACTGTTGGCAATATACATATGTCTAAACTTCCTAAGTCTTAAAAGATACatttcacttttaattaaaaccgCAAAGACTATTGTTCATACTCATGAGTTGTACTGCATGGTAGTAGTGTCCTGTCAGATTATTCAAATTTGACTTCAGAAGCTGAGACAATGAAAGCGTATCTTTTGATAAACAGAATCAAAAGACATTGTTTCACTGTAGACCATCCCTGAAtaattttcattccttctctATTTTCATTTATCCATCCAATGAGCTGTGCAATCTAGGCAAAAATGCCCGTTGCACATGCTATCAGCCAACAGCTGACCTTTCTGATACATAACATTTACGTGCAGAAGTACTAGCACTTGGGAGAACTGAAGACTTTCCACTGCAGAACTGACAATTTCAGACCAGACACGGTGGAGAGGGAGTTTCAAGGGCATGAAATCGGCAACGGGACGTTCTTGGCAGTGAGGGAGCAGGTCAGCTTGCCCCAGGGAAGGGCACTCTGCAGAGGAGGGCTTGCACcagcagggctctgcagagTCATGGCCCACATTATCGTGCATCCCAGGAAAGAAGGCATGACCCAAATCATTCTGGGAAAGCTGGAAGAGGACACAAAGCTAAACAGGAAGCTCAAAGTGGATGCAACAGCAGGTGGGGCCCAGCTTGAAAATGTGTGACTGATTCAAGAGCCAGATGATGGGCTGAGCAGATGCATTTTgtacagaaagcaagctgtgtCAGCTGTTTTGTGCTCTTGTATCACATATGGTAGGGAaccaaaaaaatactttattatggggctagaaaaataaaaggtctgACCTATGGAGAAGGAGTGCGCTGAGTGGGGTCTGGGGAGAAAGAAGGGAGCACTAGCATACATCCCAGTGATTAAGGGCCCAAACAAGAGGAATGATGGCAGTGCTATCAAAAACATAAGAGGAATAGAAAGTGAgacaagaagatgaaaaagttTTTCTACATCCTCTGGatgtagaaaaagagaaaggctgAGATGATTTATTGCTTAAAAACAGGAGAGGTCACTGGAGAGGAGATTGACTTATAATTTATTACCACAAAGAGAAGCTAAACTAGGCCATTTGAAACAATATCCTCCTCACCAAGTTGGTCAGGTCCTCCCGAATGTCTTGCAGTTTCCCTTTAACACgcacatttgcattttcagccTGGTGCAACTTCACATTTAGTTGATCAATCGTCACAAGAAGTGTTTTGTGTGACAGCTCCAGCTCTTTCATCCTGTGATAGTGAGAATTAAGATCTTTGCTAAGTAAATACCACACAGTATAGTTCCAAATGGATAAGCAGTCATCAGCAATGCAtcaatttatctttatttttccatttttctcccaaTAATAGTAACAAATTGTTGATCACTAATAATAATCACTTAATTCTTAACAAGTCTACTGGTGTTTGCACGTTACGCTGGAAATTCTCAAAACTGTTAAAGACAATGTCTATGTTCATTCTCTCTCTGCTGGCTTAATATGAAAATCATaagcaaacacatttaaaagaTCAATGTTCGCCGAAGCTTGGCACGCTACATAAAGTAACAACTTACCATAAAGACAACCACAACACTTTGGTCTCTACATGTATCTGATCACAGGATTTTGCTAGGTTCACGGTTAGCAAATTCAAATTTTATGATGAAGGTAAATGTTCCCAATCAAAATTAAGATTACAGGTAACCTATGAGTAACTCTGTGTTTTACTGACAGAAGGGAAAACCTTGTACTTGTAACATACCTCACAGTGGGTGAGGTATAATGCATAGCTGTATTGACTTTGTCCACAAAGCTGGATTTTGACAAAACAGGTTTGCTTTGACCGTTGCTATATAAATGGTAGGGTAAAGATGATGTGGTGCGATGCGATGGGATTCCTCTACACAGGAGTAATACCTAAAATAATATTACAAGAGCAAGCTTCATGTTTTCcttaatgttttccttcccttttcagcCTACACATCAAttttttctcagtgctttaAACAGCTGTGAATtccaaaacttcattttcttgttaaggaaaatttttttccagtctttcatTGCCTGTGGC from Balearica regulorum gibbericeps isolate bBalReg1 chromosome 4, bBalReg1.pri, whole genome shotgun sequence encodes the following:
- the C4H4orf50 gene encoding uncharacterized protein C4orf50 homolog isoform X1; amino-acid sequence: MDLSSGREQEFSYCIKMPSNEGFDILNFNVKTDTSWIFQELEDASIPDEQANSAGEENLDLRIKELEKSERKLKGVLEDYMESDSVLRNRMKELELSHKTLLVTIDQLNVKLHQAENANVRVKGKLQDIREDLTNLVENQEKSKKKQKEKLHWLQEQLKTKEDEIKSQSVYFEHYKQRQTQQTAVLREREHYLQREISRLEKQVLDLSAHVALLTSKLEEGMVQYLQQKLESAFSGTQGYRCSDVKVMELKTCIENVEHDMKSHLETFQQYLKFLREKEEDNRRQQMDLQTELRYSQDMEDLLRRKLEESSHHIYNLKLSEIKLQEKVVELLDENRALKDQDRVKSKKKKEKYSQFTRLENRENSVNLNGNLIQDGIQNLKWGAVLDSPRSRTTQTPVVLLYAEESETPGCSCDGLKQMEELPEELLAVLECNSSAFSKAAGLAEIEQVPLGTKRAGTREDSFTLFRCTPRYCAARLLPPCSEKLTNDETSKETKDEENFSLLKERAINLPAKVFPVSMVEALMRKKLQLTLLEPESYHISAVTTVKKVRSLDFCEGNTNLCSDGLCLVAEGGFSDKASALLCGKMPCTVTEIFASSLEKYNVEKHWENKQILPKSICENKCLGKFVDDGKYHKKIFRGRAKGEEIQNDKAQPQQMTFVPEECSKVLFKTELIRHGKQGMETKHSLGSPQNLFVGFKDLKKHFERSPELMEEQENLSEICISDVNREYNGEDVIKLEEKGEQPQKPTHQTHPSRYIGLKEKKDQTLKLCEPNEKNFSCQKIAAENTQYAYYLNSFWSEEEQCQLNILSPMQESAVCLRKLFLPGSNFYESFCHLSPLEAGNERNVKIYAQGKVVAVCPQRLFLLMQENENYSKKVCILQQENERYAQMMCALEEEMDAYFQYILAVDEANIVSFQNLLNEKEIAGGCYNNLSEENTMSLGRFFVETFSKNLSCVEEKNRSSEKDSLTITSNKLPRSILSLDGRKMRYFQLLSDLKEERSRCFKEIAKLLQDKENYVAKYNELIQERGGNLQRISLLEGEKETLLGCLEEVKCEQDKYRTLVSELQECKTNCYQTIFDLQEEKHLLKREIDRIKKETSEQLNEFQKANANFILENTKLKGLMLSLGFTYEELRKAKGLGTKEKIVKLKEESQQCGLKPKKVETACGVTQTEKEGVLVTDASNYFPRKEGGTFESYSVMKEQVKKAKEELKIQQKELEKSKKEAQKWYIELGFAETRYEEMKTHLAQVVSELDHLKQEAGDKMLGKQDCKVMPVYAVKDGQEIEENKIANKRLQQQVLTLKAQLRDQAALQNQFHDLQNEVGLLQAQLCEKDKELQKRKSEEKLALAPLKAKLACLTRKCQERNSLITRMHDEFHRRGITNSAFDEEVEALVNDMALAEYTVAFTPMRDQEMLPSSTDISQASGQPEDRETSVRVNGMAGSIPANSQQEVRSTHSSRITPNVYACSPTKLISPERIVALHRELRQNRRKNCQVPSVVSSTSNPEADCNLPMIHEEAPWPLPSRMKDALVPPERSAFWAMKGRDRLSKSDDVFWGQIGNQHAGAIPQGMKQKNAIMNKAWRSREKTDGSTSATAAKSYLSDVLSASNRGRNPVGRNQLHRKE
- the C4H4orf50 gene encoding uncharacterized protein C4orf50 homolog isoform X2, producing the protein MDLSSGREQEFSYCIKMPSNEGFDILNFNVKTDTSWIFQELEDASIPDEQANSAGEENLDLRIKELEKSERKLKGVLEDYMESDSVLRNRMKELELSHKTLLVTIDQLNVKLHQAENANVRVKGKLQDIREDLTNLVENQEKSKKKQKEKLHWLQEQLKTKEDEIKSQSVYFEHYKQRQTQQTAVLREREHYLQREISRLEKQVLDLSAHVALLTSKLEEGMVQYLQQKLESAFSGTQGYRCSDVKVMELKTCIENVEHDMKSHLETFQQYLKFLREKEEDNRRQQMDLQTELRYSQDMEDLLRRKLEESSHHIYNLKLSEIKLQEKVVELLDENRALKDQDRVKSKKKKEKYSQFTRLENRENSVNLNGNLIQDGIQNLKWGAVLDSPRSRTTQTPVVLLYAEESETPGCSCDGLKQMEELPEELLAVLECNSSAFSKAAGLAEIEQVPLGTKRAGTREDSFTLFRCTPRYCAARLLPPCSEKLTNDETSKETKDEENFSLLKERAINLPAKVFPVSMVEALMRKKLQLTLLEPESYHISAVTTVKKVRSLDFCEGNTNLCSDGLCLVAEGGFSDKASALLCGKMPCTVTEIFASSLEKYNVEKHWENKQILPKSICENKCLGKFVDDGKYHKKIFRGRAKGEEIQNDKAQPQQMTFVPEECSKVLFKTELIRHGKQGMETKHSLGSPQNLFVGFKDLKKHFERSPELMEEQENLSEICISDVNREYNGEDVIKLEEKGEQPQKPTHQTHPSRYIGLKEKKDQTLKLCEPNEKNFSCQKIAAENTQYAYYLNSFWSEEEQCQLNILSPMQESAVCLRKLFLPGSNFYESFCHLSPLEAGNERNVKIYAQGKVVAVCPQRLFLLMQENENYSKKVCILQQENERYAQMMCALEEEMDAYFQYILAVDEANIVSFQNLLNEKEIAGGCYNNLSEENTMSLGRFFVETFSKNLSCVEEKNRSSEKDSLTITSNKLPRSILSLDGRKMRYFQLLSDLKEERSRCFKEIAKLLQDKENYVAKYNELIQERGGNLQRISLLEGEKETLLGCLEEVKCEQDKYRTLVSELQECKTNCYQTIFDLQEEKHLLKREIDRIKKETSEQLNEFQKANANFILENTKLKGLMLSLGFTYEELRKAKGLGTKEKIVKLKEESQQCGLKPKKVETACGVTQTEKEGVLVTDASNYFPRKEGGTFESYSVMKEQVKKAKEELKIQQKELEKSKKEAQKWYIELGFAETRYEEMKTHLAQVVSELDHLKQEAGDKMLGKQDCKVMPVYAVKDGQEIEENKIANKRLQQQVLTLKAQLRDQAALQNQFHDLQNEVGLLQAQLCEKDKELQKRKSEEKLALAPLKAQHGVKSMYVCSCRVG